A region from the Triticum urartu cultivar G1812 chromosome 1, Tu2.1, whole genome shotgun sequence genome encodes:
- the LOC125551611 gene encoding uncharacterized protein LOC125551611, producing the protein MALAFTSSVPFPAAAARGLLQQQQQQVQVVGGGRVLLLGSAPSPGSGTLVLAVSVPAVGGAKAPAPLRRACAAGDNASPSDKEKAFLEAMEEARGKFHAVISAGDKTVLERLAITAKDSLGLLASMTKDHPFPLPDAMYQEVARITWAFLEVEGECEGGYASADTVQAAIDALRNMSVTFLGSGVDDPEWHPAFLGDVSDEEDKANYLLNLANGFCLFHFKLLCRYRQASPAMEEEAPVVAYKYPYQAMLVQNDKDLAEHLRTTAKDCQGFLARMMAKVRVLPLPDVVCEELIAIGKSFVRVEVECDKGCATTGSVVAAMDGLTRVTEIIAGSGRAKTLKPYDLRPIVAITGDQEKLAFMWDLAAAFSVHFYDVKFRCADFF; encoded by the exons ATGGCCCTCGCCTTCACCTCCTCCGTCCCCTTCCCGGCCGCCGCTGCCCGCGGTCtgctgcagcagcagcagcagcaggtccAGGTCGTCGGAGGCGGCCGCGTGCTCCTCCTCGGGTCAGCACCGTCGCCGGGCTCGGGCACGTTGGTCCTTGCTGTGTCTGTGCCGGCAGTCGGAGGTGCGAAGGCGCCGGCTCCCCTTCGCCGCGCCTGCGCCGCTGGAGACAATGCTTCGCCGTCCGACAAGGAGAAG GCCTTTCTGGAGGCCATGGAGGAAGCGCGCGGCAAGTTCCACGCCGTCATCAGCGCCGGCGACAAGACCGTCCTGGAGCGCCTCGCCATCACCGCCAAGGACAGCCTTGGCCTCCTGGCGAGCATGACGAAGGATCATCCCTTCCCGCTCCCCGACGCCATGTACCAG GAGGTGGCGCGCATCACTTGGGCGTTCCTGGAGGTAGAGGGCGAGTGCGAGGGCGGCTACGCCAGCGCCGACACCGTGCAGGCCGCCATCGATGCCTTGCGCAACATGTCCGTGACCTTCCTCGGCTCCGGCGTGGATGACCCGGAGTGGCACCCGGCTTTTCTCGGCGACGTCTCCGACGAGGAAGACAAGGCCAACTACCTGCTCAACCTGGCCAACGGCTTCTGCCTGTTCCACTTTAAGCTGCTGTGTCGTTACCGCCAGGCTTCTCCGGCCATGGAGGAGGAGGCTCCCGTCGTCGCCTACAAGTACCCCTACCAGGCCATGCTGGTGCAGAATGACAAGGATCTCGCCGAGCACCTCCGCACCACCGCCAAGGACTGCCAAGGATTCCTCGCAAGAATGATGGCCAAAGTTCGCGTCTTGCCTCTCCCCGATGTCGTCTGCGAG GAGCTCATTGCCATCGGCAAGTCCTTTGTCAGGGTCGAGGTCGAATGCGACAAGGGATGCGCCACCACCGGCAGCGTCGTGGCTGCGATGGACGGCCTCACGCGCGTCACCGAGATCATCGCCGGCAGTGGCAGGGCGAAAACCCTCAAGCCCTACGACCTGAGGCCCATCGTCGCCATCACCGGCGACCAAGAGAAGCTGGCCTTCATGTGGGATTTGGCCGCCGCATTCAGCGTCCACTTCTACGACGTCAAGTTCCGTTGCGCTGACTTCTTCTGA